The proteins below are encoded in one region of Planctopirus limnophila DSM 3776:
- the glgA gene encoding glycogen synthase GlgA, whose translation MRIVLTSSEAVPFSKTGGLADVSSALPKALAALGHELWLITPYYPQQAELNGLAKQIQSTEQSITITIGHNDVTARILESRIPGTSVRVFLVDQPDYFDRPGLYGDAQGDYRDSCERFVFLSRAVLEICRKFDIRPDVIHANDWQTGLVPALLKIEGHRYGLERTASIYTIHNMAFQGQFWHWDMVLTGLDWKYFNWRQMEFHGQLNLLKTGITFADMLTTVSPTYAREIQTAEFGNGLNGVLTSRREDLVGILNGIDEEVWNPATDPYIAENYDHTTVSIGKPVCKVALQKAMGLPVHMNVPLFGMISRITSQKGLDLILGCSRDLADLNVQCVFLGTGDPVLEKGLMALAKEHPEKFAVKIGYDEALSHQIEAGSDIFLMPSQFEPCGLNQMYSLAYGTVPIVRAVGGLADSVIDVTEANLGKGTANGFSFYEYKSEVLFRQICRTLGYFLDKTTWLKLQKTGMTRDWSWKRSAQEYLNAYQQACLKRSHGH comes from the coding sequence ATGCGGATTGTTTTGACCAGTTCTGAAGCTGTCCCTTTCTCGAAAACCGGGGGGTTGGCTGATGTTTCATCGGCTTTACCCAAGGCTTTGGCTGCTCTCGGGCACGAACTCTGGCTCATTACGCCTTATTATCCGCAGCAGGCTGAACTGAACGGGTTGGCCAAGCAGATTCAATCCACAGAGCAGTCGATCACCATTACCATCGGTCATAACGATGTGACTGCTCGAATCCTCGAATCCCGCATTCCCGGAACATCCGTTCGAGTTTTTCTTGTCGATCAACCGGATTATTTTGATCGCCCCGGCCTTTATGGAGATGCCCAGGGCGATTATCGGGACAGTTGCGAACGATTTGTGTTTCTCAGTCGCGCCGTTCTCGAAATCTGCCGCAAGTTTGACATTCGTCCGGATGTGATCCACGCCAACGACTGGCAGACGGGGCTCGTTCCTGCCTTATTGAAAATTGAAGGGCATCGCTACGGCCTCGAGCGCACCGCCAGCATTTACACCATCCATAATATGGCTTTTCAAGGCCAGTTCTGGCACTGGGATATGGTACTCACAGGTCTCGACTGGAAGTACTTCAACTGGCGACAGATGGAGTTCCACGGACAGCTCAACCTGCTGAAAACCGGGATCACTTTTGCCGACATGCTGACGACTGTCAGCCCGACTTACGCCCGGGAAATTCAGACGGCCGAATTCGGTAATGGCCTCAATGGCGTGCTGACATCCCGCCGGGAAGACCTGGTCGGCATTCTCAATGGCATTGATGAAGAAGTCTGGAACCCAGCCACCGATCCTTACATTGCAGAGAACTACGACCACACGACAGTGTCCATCGGTAAGCCCGTCTGTAAAGTGGCCTTGCAAAAGGCGATGGGGCTCCCTGTCCACATGAATGTTCCGCTCTTCGGAATGATCAGTCGGATTACTTCGCAAAAGGGCCTCGACCTGATTCTGGGATGTTCCCGCGATCTGGCCGATTTGAATGTGCAATGTGTCTTTCTGGGAACGGGAGATCCTGTCCTCGAAAAAGGATTGATGGCACTCGCGAAAGAGCATCCCGAAAAATTCGCCGTCAAGATTGGCTATGACGAAGCGCTCTCGCACCAGATTGAAGCCGGCAGTGACATTTTTCTGATGCCCAGCCAGTTCGAGCCTTGCGGCCTCAATCAGATGTACAGCCTCGCTTATGGCACTGTTCCTATCGTGAGAGCTGTGGGTGGCCTGGCCGATTCGGTCATTGATGTCACCGAAGCAAATCTCGGTAAAGGGACAGCCAATGGCTTCAGCTTCTATGAATATAAAAGCGAAGTTCTTTTCCGGCAGATCTGCCGAACTCTGGGTTACTTCCTCGACAAAACCACCTGGCTTAAACTGCAGAAGACCGGCATGACACGTGACTGGTCATGGAAACGGAGTGCTCAAGAGTATCTCAACGCCTACCAGCAGGCTTGCCTCAAGCGATCACATGGTCATTGA
- the metG gene encoding methionine--tRNA ligase encodes MTRQILVTSALPYANGHIHIGHLVEYLQTDIWVRFQKLVGNRCVYVCADDTHGTAIMIRARQEGRSELEVIGEMRESHLKDFTGFGIEFDNYGSTHSDENRALCAEIWQSLRQADLIVERNVERFYDPVEETFLADRFIKGTCPKCGAEDQYGDNCDKCGSTYDATEVINPISTLSGATPVRRESLQLFVELEKLHGWLNEWTQTGGHLQEEIANYLQGHFLNDPLRDWDVSRPARYFGFEIPDSPGNYWYVWFDAPIGYIASTHQWCKANGEKLEDWWKSDRTEIHHFIGKDITYFHTLFWPAMLKTAGLNLPKKVHIHGFLRVNGEKMSKSKGTFVMASTYLKHLDPAYLRYYYASKLSSRVEDLDLNLDEFVARINSDLVGKVVNLASRTARFAQPTGLSAQYPDDGGLFAEAAAEAGKIAELYEACEYAQAMRAIMVLAEKANKYVEDNAPWTLKKDPAQAGKLQDVCTVALNLFRQLAVYLAPVLPQLAEQTGRLLNAPMKSWDEAQTPLVASPVNLFEHLMKRVDPAQVQAMTEESQSAPAAAPAATPQVDSSSAAATPAPTTANAFGDTLEALTKEPLTEAYCSIDDFVKVDLRVGRVLTADFVDGSDKLLKLTLSLGGDVTKTIFAGIRQAYEPATLVGRMVVFCANLAPRKMRFGTSEGMVLAAGEGGTQVFVLSPDSGAKVGHRIH; translated from the coding sequence ATGACACGCCAGATTCTTGTGACTTCTGCTCTCCCTTACGCCAATGGCCACATTCACATTGGCCACCTGGTCGAGTATCTCCAGACTGATATCTGGGTTCGCTTCCAGAAACTGGTGGGGAACCGCTGCGTTTACGTCTGTGCTGACGACACTCATGGCACGGCCATTATGATCCGCGCCCGCCAGGAAGGCCGATCAGAACTCGAAGTCATTGGCGAAATGCGCGAGTCGCATCTCAAGGACTTCACTGGCTTCGGGATTGAGTTCGACAACTACGGCAGCACCCACTCCGATGAAAACCGGGCCCTGTGCGCCGAGATCTGGCAATCGCTTCGTCAGGCCGATCTGATCGTCGAACGGAACGTCGAGCGATTCTACGACCCGGTGGAGGAAACGTTTCTGGCAGATCGATTCATCAAAGGAACCTGCCCCAAATGTGGGGCCGAGGATCAGTATGGCGACAATTGCGATAAATGCGGTTCAACTTACGACGCGACGGAAGTCATCAACCCCATCAGCACGCTGTCGGGTGCCACACCTGTTCGCCGGGAGTCGTTGCAGCTCTTTGTCGAGTTGGAGAAGCTGCACGGCTGGCTCAACGAGTGGACGCAAACAGGCGGCCATCTTCAGGAAGAGATTGCCAATTACCTCCAGGGCCACTTTCTGAACGATCCTTTGCGCGACTGGGATGTTTCTCGACCTGCGCGTTACTTTGGCTTCGAGATTCCCGACTCGCCCGGCAACTACTGGTATGTCTGGTTCGATGCGCCGATTGGTTACATCGCCTCCACACATCAGTGGTGCAAGGCAAATGGTGAAAAACTGGAAGACTGGTGGAAGAGTGACCGGACGGAAATCCATCACTTCATCGGGAAAGATATCACCTATTTCCACACCCTTTTCTGGCCAGCCATGCTCAAAACGGCAGGGCTGAACCTGCCGAAGAAAGTGCATATTCACGGCTTCCTGAGGGTGAATGGTGAGAAAATGTCCAAGTCGAAGGGGACCTTCGTCATGGCGTCGACTTACCTGAAGCATCTGGATCCGGCTTATCTGCGATACTACTACGCCTCCAAGCTCAGCAGCCGAGTGGAAGACCTCGATCTGAACCTCGACGAGTTCGTGGCCCGTATCAACTCGGATCTGGTGGGGAAGGTGGTCAATCTCGCCAGCCGGACGGCTCGATTTGCTCAGCCAACCGGTCTTTCGGCTCAATATCCCGACGATGGCGGCCTCTTCGCCGAAGCCGCTGCCGAAGCTGGCAAAATCGCAGAGCTCTATGAAGCCTGTGAATATGCTCAGGCCATGAGGGCCATTATGGTTCTCGCGGAGAAGGCCAATAAGTATGTCGAAGACAACGCTCCCTGGACACTCAAGAAAGATCCTGCGCAGGCGGGGAAGCTTCAGGATGTCTGTACCGTGGCGCTCAATCTGTTCCGTCAGTTGGCAGTTTATCTGGCTCCCGTGTTGCCGCAGTTGGCCGAACAGACCGGACGCCTGTTGAATGCACCGATGAAATCGTGGGATGAAGCCCAGACTCCTCTGGTCGCTTCGCCTGTTAATCTATTCGAACACCTCATGAAGCGGGTTGATCCCGCACAGGTTCAAGCGATGACCGAAGAAAGCCAATCCGCACCGGCTGCAGCCCCGGCTGCTACTCCTCAAGTCGACAGCTCCTCTGCCGCCGCGACCCCCGCACCGACAACCGCCAATGCCTTTGGTGACACGCTCGAAGCACTCACGAAAGAGCCGCTTACCGAGGCTTACTGCTCGATCGATGACTTCGTGAAAGTCGATCTGCGGGTGGGGCGTGTGCTGACAGCCGATTTTGTGGATGGTTCCGACAAGCTGCTGAAGCTCACACTTTCTCTCGGGGGAGATGTGACCAAAACAATTTTTGCGGGCATCCGTCAGGCCTATGAACCTGCCACTCTGGTCGGCCGAATGGTCGTCTTCTGTGCCAACCTGGCCCCTCGCAAGATGCGTTTTGGCACCAGTGAGGGGATGGTTCTCGCTGCTGGTGAAGGTGGTACTCAGGTTTTCGTCCTGAGCCCGGATAGTGGTGCCAAAGTGGGGCATCGCATTCACTAA
- the mraY gene encoding phospho-N-acetylmuramoyl-pentapeptide-transferase, with protein MLFWLLNMYADEISRWQSTSPGETRVYLTARTALATFSSFLVAIFYGPFAIRWLKSNFQERIDSASARLNELHSSKKSTPTMGGLFIVVAIVVAALLCGDLSNRYLQLALLTVVLFGAIGAIDDWVKNRTSRRGLTARQKFAAQCIASMLVLFPLYWNLRAAPQLEDLPLNLGLATISLGPAFVLWGSFVMVGSSNGVNLTDGLDGLAGGCLLIAGSAMAALCYLSGHKTMAAYLEMTHVVGAGELCIVYGAMTGAILGFLWFNCHPAMVFMGDTGSLPLGALLAFGALVIRQELLLMMIGGIFVVETLSVIAQVASFKLTGKRVLLCSPLHNHFVFRGDPETRIVVRFWIGAAVLALLAVASLKLR; from the coding sequence ATGCTGTTCTGGCTGTTGAACATGTACGCCGACGAGATCTCACGCTGGCAGAGCACCTCGCCTGGCGAGACTCGCGTCTATTTAACGGCTCGAACGGCTCTCGCCACGTTTTCTTCGTTCCTGGTGGCAATCTTTTACGGCCCATTTGCCATCCGCTGGCTGAAGTCGAACTTTCAGGAGCGTATCGATAGTGCCTCCGCACGATTGAACGAGTTGCATTCCTCGAAAAAGTCGACACCAACGATGGGGGGGCTCTTTATCGTCGTGGCAATCGTTGTGGCGGCCCTGTTGTGTGGCGACCTCAGCAATCGATACCTTCAGTTGGCATTGTTAACTGTCGTGCTGTTCGGTGCGATTGGTGCTATTGATGACTGGGTCAAGAACCGTACCTCGCGGCGCGGTCTGACGGCTCGTCAAAAATTCGCCGCCCAATGCATCGCCAGCATGCTGGTGCTGTTTCCACTCTACTGGAATTTACGAGCCGCACCGCAACTTGAAGATCTGCCACTGAATCTGGGGTTGGCAACCATCAGTCTGGGCCCTGCGTTTGTGTTGTGGGGCAGCTTCGTCATGGTCGGCAGTTCCAATGGAGTGAATCTGACGGATGGACTCGATGGACTGGCGGGCGGATGTCTGTTGATCGCCGGGTCGGCCATGGCCGCTCTCTGTTACCTTTCGGGGCATAAGACGATGGCGGCCTATCTCGAAATGACCCATGTCGTCGGTGCGGGGGAGTTGTGCATTGTCTATGGAGCGATGACCGGGGCGATCCTGGGTTTTCTCTGGTTCAATTGTCATCCGGCCATGGTCTTTATGGGGGATACTGGCTCACTGCCACTGGGGGCTTTGCTGGCATTTGGAGCCCTTGTCATTCGGCAGGAACTCCTGCTGATGATGATTGGCGGGATCTTTGTTGTGGAAACTTTGAGTGTGATAGCTCAAGTTGCGTCCTTCAAATTGACGGGCAAACGCGTACTCCTCTGCTCGCCACTGCATAACCACTTCGTCTTTCGAGGTGATCCGGAAACTCGGATCGTGGTGAGATTTTGGATTGGAGCGGCTGTGTTGGCATTGTTGGCTGTGGCCAGCCTCAAGCTCCGATAA
- a CDS encoding FtsW/RodA/SpoVE family cell cycle protein, whose translation MTGFFSHPSLILLACAFGLVVLGLCGIARADQLQTVTPRYERQVVWLIPAVIAFALVVAIPYSRWKRFSDWLFVASLPLLVLVLAMPPRNGARSWIPLGILDFQPSEMAKLTFIMALAHYLMYRDNHRTLRGLVIPFVVMLFPVALILLEPDLGSAMLFIPVLFSMLFVAGARARHLLAVMLLAACLMPFFWQGMNAEQRSRVTALFNQTDGGPAPRGDGYHQHQAKQVIALGGFWGSELQGQLLEEPAAYHLPAGQTDFVFCMVAERFGLGGALATVALYAIFLMQGMQISQRCKEPYGRLVATGITVLLITQMIINTGMAVGLLPITGITLPLMSYGGSSLVATSIALAMLVNIDLNGRSEIQSESFMFKDLNTRSGS comes from the coding sequence ATGACGGGCTTTTTCTCGCACCCGTCGCTCATTCTCCTGGCTTGTGCATTCGGTCTTGTCGTCCTGGGTCTCTGTGGCATTGCCCGGGCTGATCAACTGCAGACCGTCACGCCCCGGTACGAGCGGCAGGTCGTCTGGCTCATTCCGGCAGTGATCGCGTTTGCTCTCGTCGTGGCCATTCCTTACTCCCGCTGGAAGCGGTTCAGTGACTGGCTCTTTGTGGCCTCTCTGCCGCTCTTGGTGCTGGTACTTGCCATGCCGCCTCGCAATGGGGCTCGAAGCTGGATTCCTTTGGGCATTCTCGATTTCCAACCCTCGGAAATGGCCAAACTCACCTTCATCATGGCTTTGGCACATTACCTGATGTACCGCGATAATCATCGCACATTGCGCGGTTTAGTGATCCCCTTTGTCGTCATGCTGTTTCCCGTCGCACTCATCCTGCTGGAGCCAGATCTTGGCTCGGCAATGCTCTTTATCCCCGTCCTCTTCAGCATGCTGTTTGTTGCGGGAGCAAGGGCCAGGCATCTGCTGGCGGTCATGCTGCTGGCCGCCTGTCTGATGCCTTTCTTCTGGCAGGGGATGAATGCCGAGCAACGCTCACGGGTGACGGCACTTTTCAATCAGACCGATGGCGGGCCAGCCCCACGAGGTGACGGCTATCATCAACATCAGGCCAAGCAGGTCATCGCACTGGGAGGCTTCTGGGGAAGTGAGCTCCAGGGACAGTTGCTCGAAGAACCGGCCGCTTATCACCTGCCCGCCGGCCAGACTGACTTTGTGTTCTGTATGGTCGCCGAACGTTTCGGCCTGGGTGGAGCTCTGGCGACGGTTGCTCTCTATGCCATCTTCCTGATGCAGGGCATGCAGATTTCGCAGCGATGCAAAGAGCCTTATGGGCGATTAGTCGCCACGGGCATCACTGTGCTTCTGATCACGCAAATGATCATCAACACAGGCATGGCTGTCGGATTACTGCCGATCACAGGGATCACGCTACCGCTCATGAGCTACGGTGGTTCCAGTTTAGTCGCCACCTCGATCGCTCTGGCCATGCTGGTCAATATCGACTTGAATGGACGATCAGAAATTCAATCCGAGTCGTTCATGTTCAAGGATTTGAATACCCGTTCCGGCAGTTGA
- a CDS encoding DUF2752 domain-containing protein — protein sequence MYRFISRLSPPHRLSNTHRVLLLLAAVLLISGFTLAAFLKPHPSGVGTHQQLGFPPCYFLALSGLPCPACGMTTCFSHFVRLEWIDAARCHPGGLCLAFFALITTVWILVSVIRGVSCLTSDYLEVFAVISFVVLGIILLNWVGRIAWIYWSGF from the coding sequence GTGTACAGATTCATTTCCCGTCTTTCTCCGCCTCACCGCCTGTCGAACACTCATCGAGTGCTGCTGCTGTTGGCTGCAGTTCTGCTGATCAGTGGTTTTACACTTGCCGCCTTTTTGAAGCCTCACCCTTCCGGGGTGGGAACTCATCAACAACTTGGTTTCCCCCCCTGTTACTTTCTCGCCTTGTCTGGTCTCCCTTGTCCTGCCTGTGGCATGACGACCTGTTTTTCCCATTTTGTCAGATTGGAATGGATTGATGCCGCCCGATGTCATCCGGGAGGTCTCTGTCTCGCATTCTTCGCCTTGATAACAACGGTCTGGATTCTGGTCAGTGTGATTCGAGGAGTTTCATGCTTGACCAGTGATTACCTCGAAGTGTTTGCTGTGATTTCGTTTGTGGTACTGGGAATCATTCTCTTGAACTGGGTAGGACGAATTGCCTGGATCTACTGGAGTGGTTTCTGA
- a CDS encoding malate dehydrogenase: MTKPLRVAVTGAAGQIGYATLFRLASGEIFGAQQPVILHLIELPQAQGALDGIHMELDDCAFATLAGVEKFSSDNLELAFKDVDWVLCIGSIPRGKGMERSDLIRINGPIFTNTGKAINAAASRDVKVLVVGNPCNTNCLIAMSHAPDIPRANWFAMTRLDQNRAASQLAIKAQRPVAAVQNVAIWGNHSATQYPDFMNAKIDGQPASQVITDHEWLKSTFISTVQQRGAAVIAARGASSAASAANAALDTVKSLVNPTPAGTCISAAVLSDGSYGVEEGIISGFPLSSDGKNWKIIQGFQVDEFSRSKIDATINELKTERDTVKDLLP, encoded by the coding sequence ATGACGAAGCCTCTCCGCGTGGCAGTGACTGGTGCCGCTGGTCAGATTGGATACGCCACACTTTTCCGCCTCGCCTCGGGCGAGATTTTTGGTGCTCAGCAGCCCGTTATTCTGCACCTCATTGAGTTGCCCCAGGCCCAGGGGGCTTTGGATGGCATTCACATGGAACTGGATGACTGTGCCTTCGCGACTCTGGCGGGCGTCGAAAAGTTTTCGAGTGACAATCTCGAACTGGCTTTCAAAGATGTCGATTGGGTGCTGTGCATTGGTTCAATTCCTCGTGGAAAGGGGATGGAACGCAGCGATCTGATTCGCATTAACGGCCCGATCTTCACCAATACTGGCAAGGCCATTAATGCAGCAGCCTCTCGCGATGTGAAGGTGCTGGTTGTGGGGAACCCCTGCAATACCAACTGCCTCATTGCCATGTCCCATGCTCCAGACATTCCCCGTGCAAATTGGTTCGCCATGACCCGTCTGGATCAGAACCGGGCAGCTTCACAACTGGCCATTAAAGCCCAGCGTCCTGTGGCAGCCGTTCAGAACGTGGCGATCTGGGGCAATCACTCCGCCACTCAGTACCCGGATTTCATGAACGCCAAGATTGATGGGCAGCCAGCTTCTCAGGTCATTACTGATCATGAATGGCTGAAATCGACCTTTATCTCGACTGTCCAGCAACGCGGTGCTGCCGTGATTGCTGCCCGTGGCGCTTCCAGCGCAGCCTCTGCAGCGAATGCTGCTCTTGATACCGTCAAGAGTCTGGTGAATCCTACACCGGCTGGAACCTGTATTTCAGCCGCCGTCTTGAGCGATGGCAGCTACGGTGTCGAAGAAGGGATCATCAGCGGCTTCCCACTCTCCAGCGACGGCAAAAACTGGAAGATCATTCAGGGCTTCCAGGTGGATGAATTCAGCCGCTCGAAAATCGATGCGACCATCAACGAACTGAAGACCGAGCGGGACACTGTGAAAGATCTGCTCCCTTAA
- a CDS encoding FtsW/RodA/SpoVE family cell cycle protein translates to MSTAISPEILELKPTVPTSDEKLASQIEFTRTVFVALAGLLLGFGLFVVHSASVTSRPTEIDQVYLSKHLTFIALGLVAAGVAAAIPAKIWVRAAPWLLLGVMILLVFVLIPGIGVRVKGARRWLRLAGLTLQPSELAKIALPLWVAVRISLQNPTLPRWSLSETLTGFRVPLLLPPFIVMGLVALQPDLGTTLFLFGGVLLTLFTAGLPLRYFGWGLLSLIPASLGVFLLKDYQLRRITGFLETWSDWREAPYQLKQSLVTLGSGGWTGVGLGMGYQKLSFLPEANTDFVFAVIGEELGLVGTLSLLILWGSLFCFGLQLIRQAGGQERPELNVGRLASFVLLTQLVGQALLNIAVVTAMVPPKGISHPLISAGGSNLIVSLVSMGMILSLTRQSKSPEAPVLPS, encoded by the coding sequence ATGAGCACTGCCATTTCCCCGGAAATCCTGGAACTTAAGCCCACTGTTCCCACCAGCGACGAAAAACTGGCCTCTCAGATCGAGTTTACGAGAACTGTTTTTGTCGCTCTCGCGGGATTGCTGCTAGGTTTCGGGCTCTTCGTGGTCCACAGTGCCAGTGTGACCAGTCGCCCCACAGAAATTGATCAGGTTTATCTTTCCAAGCATCTGACATTCATCGCCCTGGGGCTGGTTGCGGCTGGTGTGGCCGCTGCAATCCCGGCCAAAATCTGGGTGAGAGCCGCACCCTGGCTGCTTTTGGGAGTCATGATTCTGCTGGTGTTTGTGCTGATCCCGGGAATTGGGGTTCGGGTGAAAGGAGCCCGGCGCTGGCTGCGCCTGGCGGGATTGACACTGCAACCTTCAGAACTGGCCAAGATTGCCTTGCCACTTTGGGTTGCCGTGAGAATTTCCCTGCAGAATCCGACTTTGCCTCGCTGGTCGCTGAGTGAAACATTGACTGGCTTTCGCGTCCCGCTGCTCCTTCCGCCATTCATTGTCATGGGACTGGTGGCTCTGCAGCCCGATCTGGGGACGACCTTGTTTCTCTTTGGCGGAGTCCTACTCACATTGTTCACTGCCGGTTTACCGCTGAGGTATTTTGGATGGGGGCTATTGTCGTTGATTCCTGCCAGTCTGGGAGTTTTTCTCCTGAAGGACTATCAGCTTCGCAGAATTACAGGCTTTCTGGAGACATGGAGTGATTGGCGCGAAGCACCTTATCAGTTGAAACAATCGTTGGTGACTTTAGGAAGTGGCGGCTGGACAGGCGTTGGTTTAGGAATGGGGTATCAGAAGCTCAGCTTTCTGCCAGAAGCGAATACCGATTTTGTGTTCGCCGTGATCGGTGAGGAACTGGGGCTGGTGGGAACGCTTTCTCTGCTGATTTTATGGGGCAGCCTCTTCTGTTTTGGACTGCAACTCATTCGACAAGCGGGAGGGCAAGAGAGGCCAGAACTGAATGTCGGACGATTGGCGAGTTTTGTGCTGCTCACTCAACTGGTCGGGCAGGCTCTGTTGAATATCGCTGTGGTGACAGCGATGGTTCCGCCCAAGGGAATTTCTCATCCACTCATCAGTGCGGGGGGGAGCAATCTCATTGTCAGCCTCGTCAGTATGGGCATGATTTTAAGCCTGACGAGACAAAGTAAATCTCCTGAAGCCCCTGTCTTACCATCTTGA
- a CDS encoding sigma-70 family RNA polymerase sigma factor: MNSSAVTAAKNKPTARAPRPVAPQRLIPPPLAYVDHPLFARKKAEAQLEQLKPLTIDSLSASPVSQATTAGALLPAFARSRLLAPDEENYLFLWMNFCRYQAEAARKKLAKSPASDAYFAQYNLWLNKSITARNQIVQANLRLVVALARKCCGSIEQLAELVSEGVMPLIRSVELFDISLGNRFSTYATWAVRNQMHRHFKKVQTWNEHTTAYIHEALEQFEDFRSPVETQPGESQEACQRELTSLLETLSDRERAVIAARFGLDGQPRGQSLSEISGRIGLSKERVRQIVLKALDKLKLYAEQKPVLVELFQA; this comes from the coding sequence TTGAATTCATCCGCAGTCACGGCTGCGAAGAATAAACCAACTGCCCGAGCTCCACGCCCTGTGGCTCCCCAGCGGTTGATTCCCCCTCCTTTGGCCTACGTGGATCATCCACTCTTCGCACGGAAAAAAGCCGAAGCTCAACTGGAACAGTTGAAGCCACTCACAATTGATTCTCTGAGTGCCTCACCTGTCTCTCAGGCGACCACGGCCGGAGCACTGTTGCCCGCCTTCGCCCGCTCTCGCCTACTGGCTCCGGACGAAGAAAATTATCTCTTCTTATGGATGAACTTCTGCCGTTATCAGGCCGAAGCCGCTCGCAAGAAGCTCGCCAAATCTCCTGCCAGTGATGCCTACTTTGCTCAGTACAACCTCTGGCTGAACAAATCGATCACCGCTCGCAATCAGATTGTTCAGGCCAACCTCCGGCTCGTCGTAGCCCTGGCTCGTAAATGCTGTGGATCGATTGAACAGCTTGCCGAACTCGTGTCCGAAGGGGTCATGCCTCTGATCCGTTCGGTTGAGCTGTTCGATATCAGCTTGGGAAATCGCTTCAGCACTTACGCCACCTGGGCCGTCCGCAATCAGATGCACCGCCACTTCAAAAAGGTGCAGACTTGGAATGAACACACGACGGCTTACATCCATGAAGCCCTCGAGCAGTTCGAAGATTTCCGCAGCCCGGTAGAAACCCAGCCTGGAGAATCTCAAGAGGCCTGCCAGCGCGAGCTGACATCACTTCTGGAAACATTGTCGGATCGCGAGCGAGCCGTCATTGCCGCTCGATTTGGTCTCGATGGCCAGCCTCGTGGCCAGTCACTTTCCGAGATCTCCGGACGAATTGGTCTGAGCAAAGAACGCGTCAGGCAAATCGTGCTCAAAGCTCTCGATAAGCTGAAACTCTATGCCGAGCAGAAGCCAGTCCTTGTGGAATTGTTCCAGGCCTGA